GGTATGCAGTACTCGGGCGACGTGGCCAAGGCCATCGCGGCCGGGGCGTCGGCCTGCATGTTCGGCTCGCTGCTCGCGGGCTGCACCGAGTCGCCGGGAGAGCTGATCTTCGTGGACGGCAAGCAGTACAAGGTCTACCGCGGTATGGGATCGGTCGGCGCGATGCGCGGCCGCGGCAAGCCGGGGCAGGAGAAGTCGTTCTCCAAGGACCGTTACTTCCAGGACGACGTGCTGTCCGAGGAGAAGCTGGTCCCCGAGGGCATCGAGGGGCGGGTGCCGTACCGCGGCGACGTCGCTCAGGTCCTGCACCAGCTGACCGGCGGACTCCGCGCGGGGATGGGCTACACGGGATCGGCCACCATCCCGGACATGAACCGCGCCCAGTTCGTCCAGATCACGGCGGCGGGGCTCAAGGAGAGCCACCCCCACGCGATCCAGATGACCGTCGAGGCCCCCAACTACAACGTTAAGGACTGAATGCGCGTGCGAGACGTCGTGGAGATCGGAATGGGCCGTGAGGCCCGACGGATGTACGGACTCGGCGAGGTGGACATCGTCCCGTCCCGCCGGACCCGTAGCTCCAAGGAGGTGTCGACGGCCTGGCAGATCGACGCCTACCAGATGGAACTCCCCGTGATGACCCACCCGACCGACGCGGTGGTCTCACCCGCGTCGGCCGTGGAGTTCTCGAGGCTGGGCGGCCTGGCGGTGCTCAACGGTGAGGGCCTGTGGGCGCGTCACGAGAATCCGGAGGCGGCGATCGCCGAGCTGCGCGAGATCGCGCTCGAGGACGTGACCGGCCACCGGGCGGTGGCGCGCCTCCAGGAGTTGCACCGCGCCCCCATCGACCGGGAGCTGCTCGCGGCGGCGGTCCGGCGTATCCGCGACGAGGGCGGTACCGTCGCCGTCCGGGTGTCGCCGCAGCACGCTCGTGACCTCACCCCCGGTCTGGTCGCGGCCGGGATCGACATGCTGGTCGTGCAGGGCACCATCATCTCCGCCGAGCACGTGAGCGGCGAGGACGAGCCCCTGAACCTCAAGGACTTCATCCACGGGCTCGACGTGCCCGTGATCGCGGGCGGCGTCGTGGACTACAAGACCGCCCTGCACCTCATGCGCACCGGCGCGGCCGGCGTGATCGTGGGTTACGGCGGGGTCGAGGGGGTCACCACCACGGGCTCCGTGCTCGGTATGGAGGTGCACATGGCCACCGCGATCGCCGACGCGGCGGCCGCGCGTCGTGACTACCTGGACGAGACGGGCGGCCGGTACGTCCACGTCCTGGCCGACGGTGACATCTACACCTCCGGTGACATCGCCCGTGCGGTGGCCTGTGGCGCCGACGCCGTGGTGTTGGGTCCGCTGCTGGCCGGTTCGCTGGAGTCTCCCGGGCGCGGCGTGTACTGGGATTCCGTGTCCGCCCACCCCAAGGTCCCCCGCGGCCACGTCGCGGAGATCGACGACGAGACGGAGCTGGCCCCACTGGCCGAGGTCCTCGAGGGTCCGACGAGTGTCCCGGACGGAACCCGGAACCTGATGGGCGGTCTCCGTCGCGCGATGGCCAAGTGCGGGTACTCGGACGTGAAGGGATTCCAGAAGGTGGACCTGTCCGTCCGCCCCTGACGCGGTGGACAAAACGGGAGCTACTGTCGGGTAAGTTCGTGGTGCTCGGGTACTGTGACCTACACCTCGACCACCAGGGAGCCCCACCATGACGTCAGCGACGCCGTCGCCCTCGACCACCGCCTCCTCCGCGAGCCCCGACACCGACGTCATCGTCATCGGTTCCGGATTCGGCGGCAGCGTCACAGCTCTGCGTCTGTCGGAGAAGGGGTACCGCGTCACGGTGGTCGAGGCCGGTCGTCGGTTCGAGGACTCGGACTTCCCCAAGACCTCGTGGCGGCTCAACCGGTACGTCTGGGCGCCCAAGCTCAAGCTGTTCGGTCTCCAGCGCGTGCACCTGCTGCGTGACGTCATGGTCCTCGCGGGGGCGGGCGTCGGCGGTGGCTCGCTCAACTACGCCAACACCCTCTACAAGCCCACATCCCCGTTCTTCAAGGACCGGCAATGGGGGCACATCACCGACTGGGAGGACGAACTCACCCCGTTCTACGACCAGGGTCGCCGCATGCTCGGGGTGGTCACCAACCCCACCCACACCCACTCGGACGAGGTCATGAAGTCCGTCGCCAGGGATATGGGCGCCGAGGACACCTTCGTCTACACGCCGGTCGGCGTGTTCTTCGGGGAGAAGACCGGGGGAGAGGGCAAGCCGGGTGAGACCGTCCCGGATCCCTACTTCGGTGGAGCCGGTCCCGATCGGACCGCCTGCATCGAGTGCGGCGAGTGCATGACCGGATGCCGACACGGGGCCAAGAACACGTTGCTCAAGAACTATCTCGGCCTGGCCGAGCGGGCGGGGACCCGCGTGCTCGACCGTACGACCGTCAGCGGCCTGAACGAGCGGGCCGACGGCACGTGGGAGGTGACGCTCGAGCGCACCGGCGCCTGGACCGCGCGGGGCAAGCGCTCCACCACCATGACCTCCTCGCACGTCGTGGTGGCGGCCGGCACCTGGGGCACACAGCACCTGCTGCACTACGCCAAGGACGACGGCTCGCTGCCCCGGTTGTCGGACGCGCTCGGGAAGCTCACCCGCACCAACTCCGAGTCGATCCTCGGAGCGATGCGCCCCAACTACCTGCCGGAACAGGACTTCTCGGAGGGTGTGGCCATCACGTCGTCGTTCCATCCCCGGCCCGACACCCACATCGAGCCCGTCCGCTACGGCAAGGGCTCCAACGCCATAGCGATCCTGCAGACCCTGCTCACCGACGGTGACGGGCCGCTCCCGCGGTGGCGCACCCTGCTGAACGAGATCCGGCGCGAGCCGGCCATGTTCCTCCAGCTGTTCCACCTGCGGCGCTGGAGCCAGCGGTCGGTGATCGCCCTGGTCATGCAGAACCTCGACAACTCGCTGGAGACCTCGGTCAAGCGCCGCGGCCCGATCCGCTACGTCACCAGCAAGCAGGGCCACGGTGAGCCCAACCCGACCTGGATCCCCGCCGGAAACGAGGCCACCCGGAGGATCGCCGAGAACATCGGCGGCCTGGCCGGCGGGACGTGGGGCGAGATCGCGAACATGCCGCTCACCGCGCACTTCCTGGGTGGATGTGCGATCTCCGACTCGCCCGAGAACGGCGTCGTGGATCCCTACCACCGGGTGTGGAACTACCCCACGATGCACATCGTGGACGGGTCCGCGATCTCCGCGAACCTCGGGGTGAACCCCGCGCTGAGCATCACCGCGCAGGCCGAGCGGGCCATGTCCCTGTGGCCCAACAAGGGCGAGGCCGACCCCCGGCCCGCCCAGGGCGAAGCCTACCAGCGCGTGACCCCGGTGGCACCCGTGTCGCCGATCGTGCCGGAGGCGGCGCCCGGCGCGCTGCGCCTGCCGATCGTCGGAATCTCTAGCGGGGGCGCTCCCGCTCGCGCGTGAGCTCGACCAGCTCGTCGAGCGCGGCCTCGATCCCGCGGGCGATGACCGCGGGGTCCGGCACGAGGTGCTCGCACGAGATCACGCCGAGGTCCAGGTGGCCGTCGATCGACACGCTGGTCACCGACAGCCCCGCACCGTGGAGAAGCGGGCCGAAGGGGTGCATGTGCGTGATCCGTGCGCCGAGGAAGTAGAGCGGTTTCCGCGGCCCGGGCACAGTGGAGATGATCAGGTTGTAGATCACCGGGTGGACGTCGGCGAGTCTGAGTGATTCGTAGACCTGCATCCCCGCGTCGAGGAGCCACCAGGGGCTCATCCGGCCCCAGTTGTCCAGCAGGGCCGGGCGGATACTCGCGGCCTGCCTCTTGGCCGTCTCCGCCGCGGCGCCTATCGTCCTGTACCGCTCGACCGGATCGGGCAGGTCCGTGGCGAGGGAGGCGAACATGGCCGAGACCTGGTTCGCGCCGCCGGTGGCCAGATCCTCGCGAGTGGACATGGGGACTATCGCCACCATGGACGAGGTCGGAGGATCACCGTGGGCCTCGAGGTAGGACCGGACGGCGCCGCCTACGACGGTGAGCAGGACATCGTTGACCGTGCCGCCCAAGCGCGTGGTGACCAGCTTGACGGCCTCCAGATCGAGCGTCGCGGTGGCCACCGCGCGGTGCGGGGTCAGAGAGCGGTTGAACAGGGTCCGCGGCGCCGTGAACGGAGCGGGCATGGACTGCCCGTCATCCGTCCGGCCCCGGGCCCGCTTCATCGCCATCGGTACGGACAGCGTCTCCGGGAGTAGGCGGAGGAAGGCCAGGGGGCGGCCGATCAGGTCCCGGGCGCCCCCGGCGATGAGCTGGACGGTGTTGGCGCGGCCGACGTGGGTGCGCACGAGCTCGGGGTCCTGGGCGGGCGTGGAGGCGTCCGTCGCGGCGAGGGTGGCGAGCAGTTCGGCGCCCAGCATGCCGTCGATGAGCGCGTGGTGGACCCGGCAGAACGCGGTGACGGTGGGGGCGGCCGGGTCGCCCCGCTCGATGATCCACACCTGCCACAGCGGGTGGGCGCGGTCAAGCGGGGTGGAGGCGAGCCGCCCGCACGTGGCCAGCAGGTCGTCCTCGTCGTCGCCCGGTCCGAGCTCGATCCGGTGGACGTGATGTGCGATGTCGAAGTCGAAGTCCTCCACCCACGCCGGGTGTCCGAGGTTCAGACGCGAGTCGTGGA
This Dietzia psychralcaliphila DNA region includes the following protein-coding sequences:
- a CDS encoding GuaB3 family IMP dehydrogenase-related protein; this encodes MRDVVEIGMGREARRMYGLGEVDIVPSRRTRSSKEVSTAWQIDAYQMELPVMTHPTDAVVSPASAVEFSRLGGLAVLNGEGLWARHENPEAAIAELREIALEDVTGHRAVARLQELHRAPIDRELLAAAVRRIRDEGGTVAVRVSPQHARDLTPGLVAAGIDMLVVQGTIISAEHVSGEDEPLNLKDFIHGLDVPVIAGGVVDYKTALHLMRTGAAGVIVGYGGVEGVTTTGSVLGMEVHMATAIADAAAARRDYLDETGGRYVHVLADGDIYTSGDIARAVACGADAVVLGPLLAGSLESPGRGVYWDSVSAHPKVPRGHVAEIDDETELAPLAEVLEGPTSVPDGTRNLMGGLRRAMAKCGYSDVKGFQKVDLSVRP
- a CDS encoding FAD-dependent oxidoreductase → MTSATPSPSTTASSASPDTDVIVIGSGFGGSVTALRLSEKGYRVTVVEAGRRFEDSDFPKTSWRLNRYVWAPKLKLFGLQRVHLLRDVMVLAGAGVGGGSLNYANTLYKPTSPFFKDRQWGHITDWEDELTPFYDQGRRMLGVVTNPTHTHSDEVMKSVARDMGAEDTFVYTPVGVFFGEKTGGEGKPGETVPDPYFGGAGPDRTACIECGECMTGCRHGAKNTLLKNYLGLAERAGTRVLDRTTVSGLNERADGTWEVTLERTGAWTARGKRSTTMTSSHVVVAAGTWGTQHLLHYAKDDGSLPRLSDALGKLTRTNSESILGAMRPNYLPEQDFSEGVAITSSFHPRPDTHIEPVRYGKGSNAIAILQTLLTDGDGPLPRWRTLLNEIRREPAMFLQLFHLRRWSQRSVIALVMQNLDNSLETSVKRRGPIRYVTSKQGHGEPNPTWIPAGNEATRRIAENIGGLAGGTWGEIANMPLTAHFLGGCAISDSPENGVVDPYHRVWNYPTMHIVDGSAISANLGVNPALSITAQAERAMSLWPNKGEADPRPAQGEAYQRVTPVAPVSPIVPEAAPGALRLPIVGISSGGAPARA
- a CDS encoding WS/DGAT/MGAT family O-acyltransferase, with the protein product MSGLDASFLYLETDEQMMVINGVVHLDVSTIGEGYSFERLRSGLARRVKAVPPFRRKIHDSRLNLGHPAWVEDFDFDIAHHVHRIELGPGDDEDDLLATCGRLASTPLDRAHPLWQVWIIERGDPAAPTVTAFCRVHHALIDGMLGAELLATLAATDASTPAQDPELVRTHVGRANTVQLIAGGARDLIGRPLAFLRLLPETLSVPMAMKRARGRTDDGQSMPAPFTAPRTLFNRSLTPHRAVATATLDLEAVKLVTTRLGGTVNDVLLTVVGGAVRSYLEAHGDPPTSSMVAIVPMSTREDLATGGANQVSAMFASLATDLPDPVERYRTIGAAAETAKRQAASIRPALLDNWGRMSPWWLLDAGMQVYESLRLADVHPVIYNLIISTVPGPRKPLYFLGARITHMHPFGPLLHGAGLSVTSVSIDGHLDLGVISCEHLVPDPAVIARGIEAALDELVELTRERERPR